One window of the Desmospora activa DSM 45169 genome contains the following:
- a CDS encoding fatty acid desaturase → MINLHQRDLKKEIAPYEKTNIKTSVQQILNTFVPFFLLWYLAYQSLAISYGLSLAFAVVASGFLIRIFIIFHDCCHHSFFKSRKANEILGTITGILTCHPYHQWKHDHSIHHATSGNLNKRGTGDIWIMTVEEYEASSFWKRTAYRLYRNPFVMFVLGPFWIMLILNRFNRKNARRKERLNTYITNVAIVSLSGLLCYAIGWQSFLMVQLPIFYISGAAGIWLFYVQHQFEDSYFEKEEEWDYVKAAVDGSSFYKLPMVLQWLTGNIGFHHVHHLSPRVPNYYLEKAHDNTPDLQKVTTITIASSLQAIRFRLWDEQNKRFVGFQDIKGSGKSEGKH, encoded by the coding sequence ATGATTAACCTACATCAACGCGATTTAAAAAAAGAGATCGCTCCATATGAAAAAACCAATATAAAAACAAGTGTACAGCAAATATTAAACACGTTTGTGCCCTTTTTTCTTTTGTGGTATCTCGCTTACCAGAGCTTGGCGATTTCTTATGGGCTCTCTTTGGCCTTCGCGGTTGTTGCATCTGGCTTTTTAATACGTATCTTTATCATTTTTCATGATTGTTGTCACCACTCATTCTTCAAAAGTCGTAAAGCCAATGAAATTCTCGGTACGATAACGGGGATTCTGACATGCCACCCCTATCATCAATGGAAGCACGATCATTCCATTCACCATGCAACCAGCGGCAATTTAAATAAAAGAGGGACCGGGGATATTTGGATTATGACAGTAGAAGAATATGAAGCGTCCTCTTTTTGGAAACGAACGGCTTACCGCTTATACCGCAACCCGTTTGTCATGTTTGTGCTCGGTCCCTTCTGGATTATGCTGATCCTTAACCGATTTAACAGAAAGAATGCGAGAAGAAAGGAGCGATTGAATACTTATATCACAAATGTAGCCATCGTATCCCTGTCGGGCTTGCTCTGTTATGCAATTGGATGGCAGTCATTCCTGATGGTCCAGCTCCCCATCTTTTATATTTCAGGTGCTGCCGGGATATGGCTCTTCTATGTACAACACCAGTTTGAAGATAGCTATTTTGAAAAAGAGGAAGAGTGGGACTATGTAAAGGCCGCTGTGGATGGCAGTTCCTTTTACAAGCTGCCCATGGTGTTACAATGGCTGACCGGAAATATTGGCTTTCATCACGTTCACCATCTAAGTCCCAGAGTGCCAAACTATTATTTGGAGAAGGCTCATGATAACACCCCTGATTTACAGAAGGTGACCACGATTACGATTGCTTCTAGCCTGCAAGCGATTCGATTTCGTCTTTGGGACGAACAAAATAAGAGATTTGTAGGATTTCAGGACATTAAAGGAAGTGGAAAAAGTGAAGGGAAGCACTGA